From the Amycolatopsis thermoflava N1165 genome, one window contains:
- a CDS encoding DMT family transporter, with amino-acid sequence MARRTSTAPAAAWPVLLLAGAFEVGYALSVGGSRGFTVLSWSLVAVVFFLLTLFALSLALRTIDVGIGYAVWAGIGAAGAAVLGPVFFDETLTPAKALWLAVIIAGVVWLKLADRPRT; translated from the coding sequence ATGGCGCGCCGCACGTCCACCGCACCCGCCGCCGCCTGGCCCGTCCTCCTGCTCGCCGGCGCCTTCGAAGTCGGCTACGCCCTGTCCGTCGGCGGCAGCCGGGGCTTCACCGTGCTCTCCTGGTCGCTCGTCGCGGTCGTCTTCTTCCTGCTCACGCTCTTCGCGCTCAGCCTCGCCCTGCGCACCATCGACGTGGGCATCGGTTACGCGGTCTGGGCCGGCATCGGCGCCGCCGGAGCCGCCGTGCTCGGTCCGGTGTTCTTCGACGAGACCCTCACCCCGGCCAAGGCGCTATGGCTCGCGGTGATCATCGCCGGCGTCGTGTGGCTCAAGCTCGCCGACCGCCCGCGCACGTGA
- a CDS encoding amino acid permease — MSDQGTDEGYARGLKNRQISMMAIGGAIGTGLFLGAGAAIETSGPALIASYAVAGVVIFLIMRALGELLMYRPVSRSFVDYAEEFVGRFAGFATGWVYWLMWVVTAMAEITAAGIYVQYWFPDIPQWVTAAVVLGLLFLANLISVKVFGEFEFWFSMIKVVTIVGAIVLGLAVIVFGIGPAGEHATFAHLVSDGGFLPHGAGSALLALQSVMFAYLGVELIGLTAGEAENPRVVLPKAINSVMVRIGVFYVGALVVLLSLVPWTEFHDGESPFVRAFDAVGIHGAAGIIQFVVLTAALSSCNSGIYSTGRMLRTLAVHRSAPAAFGKLSKRQVPAASITASAIVMAAGILINAVVPEKAFAYITSVATVGVLWTWGVIVVCQLVYRRRSDRGELPASEFRMPGAPWTGYLALAFLALVVVLLGFGEDTRVALYVTPIVAVVIGVGYLLSNRPSRVKQRA; from the coding sequence ATGAGCGACCAGGGAACCGACGAGGGTTACGCCAGGGGCCTGAAGAACCGCCAGATCAGCATGATGGCGATCGGCGGCGCGATCGGGACGGGCCTGTTCCTCGGGGCGGGTGCGGCGATCGAGACGTCCGGGCCGGCGCTGATCGCCTCCTACGCCGTCGCGGGCGTGGTCATCTTCCTGATCATGCGCGCGCTCGGCGAGCTGCTGATGTACCGGCCGGTGTCGCGCAGTTTCGTCGACTACGCCGAGGAGTTCGTCGGCCGCTTCGCCGGGTTCGCCACCGGCTGGGTCTACTGGCTGATGTGGGTGGTCACCGCGATGGCCGAGATCACCGCGGCCGGGATCTACGTGCAGTACTGGTTCCCGGACATCCCGCAGTGGGTCACCGCGGCGGTTGTGCTCGGGCTGTTGTTCCTGGCCAACCTGATCTCGGTCAAGGTGTTCGGCGAGTTCGAGTTCTGGTTCTCGATGATCAAGGTGGTGACGATCGTCGGGGCGATCGTGCTCGGCCTCGCGGTCATCGTGTTCGGCATCGGGCCCGCCGGGGAGCACGCGACGTTCGCGCACCTGGTCAGCGACGGCGGGTTCCTGCCACACGGCGCGGGCAGCGCGCTGCTTGCGCTGCAGAGCGTCATGTTCGCCTACCTCGGCGTCGAGCTGATCGGGCTGACCGCGGGCGAGGCGGAGAACCCGCGGGTCGTGCTGCCGAAGGCGATCAACAGCGTCATGGTGCGGATCGGGGTGTTCTACGTCGGCGCGCTGGTGGTGCTGCTGTCGCTGGTGCCGTGGACCGAGTTCCACGACGGCGAGAGCCCGTTCGTGCGGGCCTTTGACGCGGTCGGCATCCACGGTGCCGCCGGGATCATCCAGTTCGTCGTGCTGACCGCGGCGCTGTCGTCGTGCAACTCGGGCATCTACTCGACCGGCCGGATGCTGCGCACCCTCGCCGTGCACCGGTCGGCGCCCGCCGCGTTCGGCAAACTGTCGAAGCGGCAGGTGCCCGCGGCGAGCATCACGGCGTCGGCGATCGTCATGGCGGCCGGCATCCTGATCAACGCGGTCGTGCCGGAGAAGGCGTTCGCCTACATCACCAGCGTCGCCACCGTCGGGGTGCTGTGGACGTGGGGCGTGATCGTGGTGTGCCAGCTGGTCTACCGCCGCCGCAGTGACCGCGGCGAGCTGCCCGCCTCGGAGTTCCGCATGCCCGGCGCGCCGTGGACCGGGTACCTCGCGCTGGCGTTCCTCGCGCTGGTCGTGGTGCTGCTCGGGTTCGGCGAGGACACCCGGGTGGCCCTCTACGTCACGCCGATCGTGGCGGTGGTCATCGGTGTGGGCTACCTGCTGAGCAACCGGCCGTCGCGCGTCAAGCAGCGGGCGTGA
- a CDS encoding acyl-CoA desaturase: MEPPKAKGPKPVIDGQRGPGVQFSVYLGVILPLLALIVSVPFAWGWGLSWVDVGLFIGFYVISGLGITVSYHRYFTHGSFKAKPWLRVALAIAGSFAVQGPVITWVADHRRHHAFSDRDGDPHSPWAFGTSPLAIAKGFWHAHMGWLFERDKSNAERFAPDLLKDPAIKKVDELFWLWTLLTLVLPAVLGGLITWSFWGAVTAFFWAGLVRVCVLHHVTWSVNSVCHMIGERPFAARDKSANFWPLAILSFGESWHNLHHADPTSARHGVKRGQIDISARVIWAFEKLGWVHNVRWPTPQRLARLTSE; the protein is encoded by the coding sequence ATGGAACCACCCAAGGCCAAGGGACCGAAGCCGGTCATCGACGGGCAGCGGGGGCCCGGCGTCCAGTTCTCCGTCTACCTGGGCGTGATCCTGCCGCTGCTCGCGCTCATCGTGTCCGTGCCGTTCGCCTGGGGATGGGGCTTGAGCTGGGTGGACGTCGGCCTGTTCATCGGCTTCTACGTCATCAGCGGTCTGGGGATCACGGTTTCGTACCACCGGTACTTCACGCACGGCTCGTTCAAGGCCAAGCCGTGGCTGCGGGTCGCGCTGGCCATCGCCGGCAGCTTCGCGGTGCAGGGCCCGGTCATCACCTGGGTCGCCGACCACCGGCGCCACCACGCCTTCTCCGACCGCGACGGCGACCCGCACTCGCCGTGGGCGTTCGGCACCTCGCCGCTGGCCATCGCCAAGGGCTTCTGGCACGCGCACATGGGCTGGCTGTTCGAGCGCGACAAGAGCAACGCCGAGCGGTTCGCCCCGGACCTGCTGAAGGACCCGGCGATCAAGAAGGTCGACGAGCTGTTCTGGCTGTGGACCCTGCTCACCCTGGTCCTGCCCGCCGTGCTCGGCGGCCTGATCACCTGGTCGTTCTGGGGCGCGGTCACCGCGTTCTTCTGGGCCGGGCTGGTCCGGGTCTGCGTGCTGCACCACGTGACGTGGTCGGTCAACTCGGTGTGCCACATGATCGGTGAGCGGCCGTTCGCCGCGCGCGACAAGTCGGCCAACTTCTGGCCGCTGGCGATCCTGTCCTTCGGCGAGTCCTGGCACAACCTGCACCACGCCGACCCGACCTCGGCGCGGCACGGTGTCAAGCGCGGGCAGATCGACATCTCGGCCCGCGTGATCTGGGCGTTCGAGAAGCTCGGGTGGGTGCACAACGTGCGCTGGCCCACCCCGCAGCGGCTCGCCCGACTGACGTCCGAATAG
- a CDS encoding TetR/AcrR family transcriptional regulator, whose product MTGAERRQQLLDVARKLFAEKGFDGTSIEEIAHRANVSKPVVYEHFGGKEGIYAVVVDRETQSLLDRMVSTLHGGHPRAMLEQAASALLAYVEESHDGFRILVRDSPVASASGTFSTLLNDIAMQVEHILAQQFDARGYDDKLAPLYAQALVGMVALTGQWWLDARRPKRDEVAAHLVNLAWNGLSHLEHKPKLRLN is encoded by the coding sequence ATGACGGGCGCGGAACGCCGGCAGCAACTGCTCGACGTCGCCCGCAAGCTCTTCGCCGAAAAGGGCTTCGACGGCACCTCCATCGAGGAGATCGCCCACCGGGCGAACGTCTCCAAACCCGTGGTCTACGAGCACTTCGGCGGCAAGGAAGGCATCTACGCCGTCGTCGTCGACCGCGAGACCCAGTCCCTGCTCGACCGAATGGTGTCCACTTTGCACGGTGGGCACCCCAGGGCGATGCTCGAGCAGGCGGCCAGCGCGCTGCTGGCCTACGTCGAGGAGTCGCACGACGGCTTCCGCATCCTCGTCCGCGACTCGCCGGTGGCCAGCGCCTCCGGGACGTTCTCCACGCTGCTCAACGACATCGCGATGCAGGTCGAGCACATCCTCGCGCAGCAGTTCGACGCACGCGGGTACGACGACAAGCTCGCGCCGCTCTACGCCCAGGCGCTGGTCGGGATGGTCGCGCTGACCGGGCAGTGGTGGCTCGACGCCCGCCGCCCCAAGCGCGACGAGGTGGCCGCGCACCTGGTCAACCTGGCTTGGAACGGGCTCTCGCACCTGGAGCACAAGCCGAAACTGCGCCTGAACTGA
- a CDS encoding PadR family transcriptional regulator, whose protein sequence is MPRRALENPLVLAVLGLLLESPMHPYQVFTELRARSASAINRGTLYDVVEAVAAAEWIAPQGTERSGNRPERTVYALTDSGRDELVRRLDSRIREPKREFPEFLGAIAYVGALGPDGAVAALTERAQRLSERADADQERLTAVLESGVPRLHVIEAEYALHQTRAEIAWVESLVAEIRGGALTWPGKD, encoded by the coding sequence ATGCCACGTCGCGCACTGGAGAACCCGCTGGTCCTGGCGGTACTCGGCCTCCTGCTGGAGTCGCCGATGCACCCGTACCAGGTCTTCACGGAGTTGCGTGCCCGCAGCGCGAGCGCCATCAACCGGGGCACGCTGTACGACGTCGTGGAGGCGGTGGCCGCGGCGGAGTGGATCGCCCCGCAGGGCACCGAACGCAGCGGCAACCGCCCGGAACGGACCGTCTACGCGCTCACCGACTCCGGCCGCGACGAGCTGGTGCGCAGGCTGGACAGCCGGATCCGTGAGCCGAAGCGGGAGTTCCCCGAGTTCCTGGGTGCGATCGCGTACGTCGGGGCGCTCGGACCGGACGGCGCCGTCGCCGCACTGACCGAGCGCGCGCAGCGGTTGTCCGAACGCGCCGACGCCGACCAGGAGCGGCTGACCGCGGTGCTGGAGAGCGGCGTGCCGCGCCTGCACGTCATCGAAGCCGAGTACGCGCTCCACCAGACCCGCGCGGAGATCGCGTGGGTGGAAAGCCTCGTCGCCGAGATCCGTGGCGGCGCCCTGACCTGGCCCGGAAAGGACTGA
- a CDS encoding cytochrome P450 — MTQTVPIPNGLPTDRDAGPFDPPTGFTRLRESRPVCPLVFPDGHEGRLVTGYDEVRQVLADTRFSSRLDLDIIHVPYLTPGMPAPTEPSPQMPGLFISMDPPDHTRLRRRLTGAFTVKRMKQLEEHINEIAERHLAEMARLTPPVDLVKEFALPVPSLVICELLGVPYEDRETFQHNAARFMLKDIELEEKIAVVGALNGYLAELVTRKRAEPGEDILSDLARQDDLSIEELTGIAFLLLLAGHETTANMLGLGTFALLEHPEQMAELRANPELVPGAVEELLRYLTVADVFYRYATEDIEVGGETIPKGSTVVVSLLSANRDPRRFDEPDALDVHRNARGHMAFGHGVHQCLGQQLARLEMRAGFAGLLRRFPDLRLAIPADEVRLRTDMNIYGVHELPVTW, encoded by the coding sequence GTGACTCAGACGGTTCCCATCCCGAACGGACTCCCCACCGACCGCGACGCCGGTCCCTTCGACCCGCCCACCGGGTTCACCCGGCTGCGCGAGTCCCGCCCGGTCTGCCCGCTGGTCTTCCCCGACGGCCACGAGGGCCGGCTGGTCACCGGCTACGACGAGGTCCGGCAGGTGCTGGCCGACACCCGGTTCAGCTCCCGCCTCGACCTCGACATCATCCACGTGCCGTACCTGACCCCGGGCATGCCTGCCCCCACCGAGCCGTCCCCGCAGATGCCCGGCCTGTTCATCTCGATGGACCCGCCGGACCACACGCGGCTGCGGCGCAGGCTCACCGGCGCCTTCACGGTCAAGCGCATGAAGCAGCTCGAAGAGCACATCAACGAGATCGCCGAGCGGCACCTGGCCGAGATGGCGCGGCTCACCCCGCCGGTCGACCTGGTCAAGGAGTTCGCGCTGCCGGTGCCGTCGCTGGTGATCTGCGAGCTGCTCGGCGTCCCGTACGAGGACCGGGAAACCTTCCAGCACAACGCCGCGCGGTTCATGCTCAAGGACATCGAACTGGAGGAGAAGATCGCCGTCGTCGGCGCGCTCAACGGGTACCTGGCCGAGCTGGTCACCCGCAAGCGCGCCGAACCGGGCGAGGACATCCTGTCCGACCTGGCCCGCCAGGACGACCTCAGCATCGAGGAGCTGACCGGGATCGCCTTCCTGCTGCTGCTCGCCGGGCACGAGACCACGGCGAACATGCTGGGGCTGGGCACGTTCGCGCTGCTGGAGCACCCCGAGCAGATGGCCGAGCTGCGTGCGAACCCGGAGCTGGTGCCGGGCGCGGTCGAGGAACTCCTGCGCTACCTGACCGTCGCCGACGTCTTTTACCGCTACGCCACCGAGGACATCGAAGTCGGCGGCGAAACGATCCCCAAGGGGTCCACCGTCGTCGTCTCGCTGCTGTCCGCCAACCGCGACCCGCGGCGCTTCGACGAGCCGGACGCGCTGGACGTGCACCGCAACGCCCGCGGGCACATGGCCTTCGGCCACGGCGTCCACCAGTGCCTCGGCCAGCAGCTGGCCCGGCTGGAGATGCGCGCCGGGTTCGCCGGGCTGCTGCGCCGCTTCCCGGACCTCCGGCTCGCCATCCCGGCGGACGAGGTGCGGCTGCGGACCGACATGAACATCTACGGCGTGCACGAACTGCCGGTCACCTGGTGA
- a CDS encoding GNAT family N-acetyltransferase, translated as MEITTWYLEQTDPAAIRPSAAPGEPVAITRAEVPSPEFNRFLYTTVGGDWQWTDRLGWDRQRWLDLLAQPGYETWVAYVRGTPAGFAELDGTKPGEVELAYFGLLPAFTGRGIGGHLLTVALRRAWDLPERRPGAEPIRRVWVHTCTLDGQPAALANYQRRGLTIYRTETRDQDPDFTGQPAQ; from the coding sequence GTGGAGATCACCACCTGGTACCTGGAGCAGACGGACCCGGCCGCGATCCGGCCGTCCGCGGCGCCGGGCGAGCCGGTCGCCATCACCCGCGCCGAGGTGCCGAGCCCGGAGTTCAACCGCTTCCTCTACACCACCGTCGGCGGCGACTGGCAGTGGACCGACCGGCTCGGCTGGGACCGGCAGCGGTGGCTGGACCTGCTGGCGCAGCCCGGTTACGAGACCTGGGTGGCGTACGTGCGCGGCACACCGGCCGGGTTCGCCGAACTGGACGGCACCAAGCCGGGCGAGGTGGAACTGGCCTACTTCGGGCTGCTGCCCGCGTTCACCGGCCGCGGGATCGGCGGGCACCTGCTGACCGTGGCGCTGCGGCGGGCGTGGGACCTGCCGGAGCGCCGGCCGGGCGCGGAGCCGATCAGGCGGGTGTGGGTGCACACCTGCACGCTCGACGGGCAGCCCGCCGCGCTGGCCAACTACCAGCGGCGCGGCCTGACGATCTACCGCACGGAAACCCGCGATCAAGACCCGGACTTCACCGGACAACCGGCACAATGA
- a CDS encoding AfsR/SARP family transcriptional regulator — translation MSGGRLRLSVLGPLRAWRGDQPLDLGPVRQKALLAALVLRPDVVVGAGELLDDVWGLEPPGTGRRVVPVYVHRLRKCLRAGEDEPADAVIARDSSGYRFVGAAAEVDAGPLDRIAAEAAAAARAGDLAVAVRAAADALDLFDGEPLTGLPGPFLDGHRLRLTERRIALQLGKAGWQLRLGRHGEVIDELSALAGVHPHHEELAALLMRALYAAGRRADALAVFTGLRRRLVDDLGVEPGAEPRRVQQAVLRGDDAALGVTRKRPPRNELPADSGELAGRAEELARLVEPGDPELVTVIAVDGVAGAGKSALALRAAHVLRPGFPDGCLHLDLHGHTEGHEPLRPAHALARLLRAIGVDTGPIGPDVDELAATWRSATASSRLLLVLDDAKSAEQVRPLLPSGAGSTVLVTSRQRLTGLPADRRVSLDVLDAVAAEELLRLVVGAERVGREPGAVRELVRLCGGLPLALRIAGARMQNRPMWTFEYLVGRLADDERRLGELTAEDHGVEAALRLSVHQLAAAEQRTFRVLGLVPTVEFDARAVAAMLGLPEPMVEDSLERLVDASLLQQPAPGRYRLHDLVAVYARRLGADEPAARAGVLRLYAVAARIASDWGVHDPSSGPPVDDVSFTGWADAAGWLDSAGGELPDVVRYAAESGEADYACWIAEGLVEYLVRQGRYDECRAALEIALPPAEQCSDRRMRSALRFGFGVAEGMQGHYERCRPWLHEALRISRQAGDRREEARALGGLGTLAVACGDTGEALALLHEAHELGRRLDDPFLCGMAIANIGLTHLRLGRFDEARACLEQGVAFGEKIGRPRAVAMAVGSLGKFHLAVGRYADAVGALRRAAGAAEEAGDIALTADCLSMWGAAESGLGNAEAALELQRRAFALVSERTRPQLELEIRNRLGASLLAVADVSAAREQFEVVLARTSGDHVERARAGAGLAACGVPGR, via the coding sequence GTGAGTGGGGGCCGACTCCGGCTGAGTGTGCTCGGCCCGCTCCGGGCCTGGCGCGGCGATCAGCCCCTCGACCTGGGCCCGGTCCGGCAGAAGGCCCTGCTCGCCGCGCTCGTGTTGCGCCCGGACGTGGTGGTCGGCGCCGGTGAGCTCCTCGACGACGTGTGGGGCCTCGAACCGCCGGGCACCGGCCGTCGCGTGGTGCCGGTCTACGTCCACCGGTTGCGCAAGTGCCTGCGTGCGGGTGAAGACGAGCCCGCGGACGCCGTGATCGCCCGCGACAGCAGCGGCTACCGGTTCGTCGGCGCCGCCGCCGAGGTGGACGCCGGGCCCCTGGACCGGATCGCGGCCGAGGCCGCGGCCGCCGCGCGCGCCGGTGACCTCGCCGTCGCGGTGCGCGCCGCCGCGGACGCGCTGGACCTGTTCGACGGTGAGCCGCTCACCGGGTTGCCCGGCCCCTTCCTCGACGGGCACCGGCTGCGGCTCACCGAACGCCGCATCGCGCTGCAGCTCGGGAAGGCCGGGTGGCAGCTGCGCCTGGGACGGCACGGCGAGGTGATCGACGAGCTGTCCGCGCTCGCCGGGGTCCACCCGCACCACGAGGAGCTGGCCGCGCTGCTGATGCGTGCGCTGTACGCGGCGGGGCGGCGGGCGGACGCGTTGGCCGTGTTCACCGGGCTGCGCCGCCGCCTCGTCGACGACCTCGGCGTGGAGCCGGGCGCCGAACCGCGCCGGGTGCAGCAGGCGGTGCTGCGGGGTGATGACGCCGCGCTCGGTGTCACCCGCAAACGCCCGCCCCGCAACGAGTTGCCCGCGGACAGCGGCGAACTCGCCGGGCGTGCGGAAGAACTGGCGCGGCTCGTCGAACCGGGCGACCCGGAGCTGGTGACCGTCATCGCGGTCGACGGCGTCGCGGGCGCGGGCAAGAGCGCGCTCGCCCTCCGCGCCGCGCACGTGCTGCGCCCCGGCTTCCCGGACGGCTGCCTGCACCTGGACCTGCACGGGCACACCGAGGGGCACGAGCCGCTGCGCCCGGCGCACGCGCTGGCCCGGCTGCTGCGCGCGATCGGCGTCGACACCGGTCCGATCGGGCCGGACGTGGACGAGCTCGCCGCGACCTGGCGGTCGGCGACCGCGTCGTCGCGGCTGCTGCTGGTGCTCGACGACGCGAAGAGCGCCGAGCAGGTGCGGCCGCTGCTGCCTTCCGGCGCGGGCAGCACGGTGCTGGTGACGAGCAGGCAGCGGCTGACCGGGTTGCCCGCCGACCGCCGGGTGTCGCTCGACGTGCTCGACGCCGTTGCCGCGGAAGAACTCCTGCGCCTGGTCGTCGGCGCCGAGCGAGTCGGCCGGGAGCCCGGCGCGGTGCGCGAGCTGGTCCGGTTGTGTGGCGGGTTGCCGCTGGCGCTGCGGATCGCGGGCGCCCGGATGCAGAACCGTCCGATGTGGACCTTCGAGTACCTGGTGGGGCGGCTCGCCGACGACGAGCGCAGGCTGGGCGAGCTCACCGCCGAGGACCACGGCGTCGAGGCGGCGCTGCGGTTGTCCGTTCACCAGCTCGCGGCGGCGGAGCAGCGCACGTTCCGGGTGCTCGGGCTGGTGCCGACGGTCGAGTTCGACGCGCGGGCGGTGGCCGCGATGCTCGGGCTCCCCGAACCGATGGTCGAGGATTCGCTGGAACGCCTGGTGGACGCGAGCCTACTGCAGCAGCCGGCCCCGGGCCGCTACCGCTTGCACGACCTGGTCGCGGTGTACGCGCGGCGGCTGGGCGCGGACGAGCCCGCGGCCAGGGCCGGAGTGCTGCGGCTGTACGCGGTCGCCGCGCGGATCGCGAGCGACTGGGGCGTTCACGACCCGTCGAGCGGCCCGCCGGTGGACGACGTGTCGTTCACCGGCTGGGCGGACGCGGCGGGCTGGCTCGACTCGGCAGGCGGCGAGCTGCCGGACGTCGTCCGCTATGCGGCGGAATCCGGGGAAGCGGACTACGCGTGCTGGATCGCCGAGGGGCTCGTCGAGTACCTGGTCCGGCAGGGCCGCTACGACGAGTGCCGCGCGGCGCTGGAGATCGCGCTCCCGCCCGCCGAGCAGTGCTCCGACCGGCGGATGCGGTCCGCGCTGCGGTTCGGGTTCGGGGTCGCGGAGGGGATGCAGGGCCACTACGAGCGATGCCGTCCGTGGCTGCACGAGGCGCTGCGGATCAGCAGGCAGGCCGGCGACCGCCGGGAGGAGGCCCGCGCGCTCGGCGGCCTCGGCACGCTAGCGGTGGCGTGCGGCGACACCGGCGAGGCGCTCGCCCTGCTGCACGAGGCGCACGAGCTGGGGCGCAGGCTGGACGACCCGTTCCTGTGCGGGATGGCGATCGCCAACATCGGGCTGACCCACCTGCGGCTCGGCCGGTTCGACGAGGCCCGCGCCTGCCTGGAGCAGGGGGTCGCGTTCGGCGAGAAGATCGGGCGGCCGCGGGCGGTGGCGATGGCGGTGGGCAGCCTGGGGAAGTTCCACCTGGCGGTCGGGCGGTACGCGGACGCCGTCGGCGCGCTGCGCCGGGCCGCCGGCGCCGCCGAGGAGGCCGGCGACATCGCGTTGACCGCCGACTGCCTGTCGATGTGGGGCGCGGCCGAGTCCGGGCTCGGCAACGCGGAGGCGGCGCTGGAACTGCAGCGGCGCGCGTTCGCGCTGGTCAGCGAGCGGACCCGGCCGCAGCTGGAGCTGGAGATCCGCAACCGGCTGGGCGCGAGCCTGCTCGCGGTCGCGGACGTGTCGGCGGCGCGGGAGCAGTTCGAGGTGGTGCTGGCCAGGACGTCCGGTGATCACGTGGAACGGGCGCGGGCGGGTGCGGGTTTGGCGGCGTGTGGGGTGCCGGGTCGTTGA
- a CDS encoding DMT family transporter has protein sequence MHWLYLGIAVVFEITVAVSAGKAQGFTRPAWTAATLVSGGIATYLLSLALLTFDVGVGYAIWTSVAGVGIVVLGVVLFGQRLDWRKVLGIAAVIAGVVGLQLSGAA, from the coding sequence GTGCATTGGCTCTACCTCGGCATCGCCGTCGTCTTCGAGATCACGGTAGCCGTCTCCGCTGGCAAGGCCCAGGGCTTCACCCGGCCCGCCTGGACCGCCGCCACGCTGGTCAGCGGGGGCATCGCCACCTACCTCCTCAGCCTGGCGCTGCTGACCTTCGACGTCGGTGTCGGCTACGCGATCTGGACCTCCGTCGCAGGCGTCGGGATCGTCGTCCTCGGCGTCGTCCTGTTCGGCCAGCGCCTCGACTGGCGCAAGGTGCTCGGCATCGCCGCCGTCATCGCCGGCGTCGTCGGCCTCCAGCTGAGCGGAGCCGCGTGA
- a CDS encoding MerR family transcriptional regulator: MRIGELAEATGVSTRSLRYYEEQGLIRSSRTPGGWRDFDSSMVERVVLIQHLFAAGLCSATINELLPCLEAPPEERTGVLEELLAQQAERLEAKRRDIERELDILRALRKETSLPGHAA, translated from the coding sequence ATGCGCATCGGTGAGCTGGCGGAAGCCACCGGGGTCAGCACGCGGTCCCTGCGGTACTACGAGGAACAGGGGCTCATCCGATCGTCACGCACGCCCGGCGGGTGGCGCGACTTCGACAGCTCGATGGTCGAGCGGGTCGTCCTGATCCAGCACCTGTTCGCCGCCGGCCTGTGCAGCGCCACGATCAACGAACTGCTCCCCTGCCTGGAAGCCCCACCCGAGGAGCGCACGGGCGTGCTGGAGGAGCTGCTCGCCCAGCAAGCCGAGCGCCTGGAGGCCAAACGGCGCGACATCGAGCGCGAGCTGGACATCCTGCGGGCGCTGCGCAAGGAGACGTCCCTGCCCGGCCACGCCGCCTGA
- a CDS encoding PQQ-dependent sugar dehydrogenase, producing MRRIGAVLLAVLAVTACSSSPAQDLPSTPTTVAAPTTVSGQSLALKVDVVTGGLQHGWDVGFLPGGSILVTQRPGRLALVRGTAVTQVQADFSDVWARGEGGLMGMVVHPDFAASRRFTTCQTHQEGGRAVDIRLVTWTLSADERSATKVRDLLTGLPVNQSGRHSGCRPEIAADGALLVGTGDTARPDVSQDRHSLGGKVLRVDLNTGAPLPDNPFISSADPNEQRIYSYGHRNIQGVAVRPGTGQIFTGEHGPTFDDEINLIRPGGNYGWDPSQGGTVDSYDEDVPMTDLQRFPDAVRPLWTSGDITEAICGAAFVSGPQWGALDGRLAVVALKGQKMLMFTVDQAGAVTEVYLPAEFDDTYGRLRAVRSGPDGALYVTTSDGNDDKLLRITPAA from the coding sequence ATGCGCCGCATCGGGGCCGTACTGCTCGCCGTCCTGGCCGTCACGGCTTGCTCGTCTTCGCCCGCCCAGGACCTGCCGTCGACCCCGACCACGGTCGCCGCGCCCACCACGGTCAGCGGGCAGAGCCTCGCGCTGAAGGTGGACGTCGTGACCGGCGGGCTGCAGCACGGCTGGGACGTCGGGTTCCTGCCCGGCGGTTCGATACTCGTCACCCAGCGGCCGGGGCGGCTCGCGCTGGTCCGCGGCACCGCGGTCACCCAGGTCCAGGCCGACTTCTCCGATGTGTGGGCGCGTGGCGAGGGCGGTCTGATGGGGATGGTCGTGCACCCGGACTTCGCCGCCAGCCGCCGGTTCACCACCTGCCAGACGCACCAGGAGGGCGGCCGCGCGGTCGACATCCGGCTGGTCACCTGGACGCTGTCGGCGGACGAGCGCAGCGCGACGAAGGTGCGGGACCTGCTGACCGGGCTACCGGTCAACCAGAGCGGCCGCCACTCCGGGTGCCGCCCGGAGATCGCCGCGGACGGGGCGCTGCTCGTCGGCACCGGCGACACCGCGCGGCCGGACGTCTCGCAGGACCGGCACAGCCTCGGCGGCAAGGTACTGCGCGTCGACCTGAACACCGGCGCGCCGCTGCCGGACAACCCGTTCATCTCCTCGGCCGACCCGAACGAGCAGCGGATCTACAGCTACGGGCACCGCAACATCCAGGGCGTGGCGGTGCGGCCGGGCACCGGGCAGATCTTCACGGGCGAGCACGGGCCGACGTTCGACGACGAGATCAACCTGATCCGCCCCGGCGGCAACTACGGCTGGGACCCGTCGCAGGGCGGCACCGTCGACTCCTACGACGAGGACGTGCCGATGACGGACCTGCAGCGGTTCCCGGACGCCGTCCGGCCACTGTGGACCTCCGGGGACATCACCGAGGCGATCTGCGGCGCGGCGTTCGTGTCCGGGCCGCAGTGGGGCGCGCTGGACGGCAGGCTCGCCGTGGTGGCGCTCAAGGGCCAGAAGATGCTGATGTTCACGGTGGACCAGGCGGGCGCGGTCACCGAGGTCTACCTGCCGGCCGAGTTCGACGACACGTACGGACGGCTGCGCGCGGTGCGCAGCGGCCCGGACGGCGCCTTGTACGTGACCACCTCGGACGGCAACGACGACAAGCTCCTGCGCATCACGCCCGCTGCTTGA